The Carassius auratus strain Wakin chromosome 5, ASM336829v1, whole genome shotgun sequence genome includes a window with the following:
- the LOC113072627 gene encoding uncharacterized protein LOC113072627, with translation MYSRTNSLVFSLPANTFFQPQSQFEFRPMMPPRNTEPEIFTFERIPEPQQPAFPPRGAPVRPRKRNTRVMYPSKVRKYLPPAEKSPAKRWLIILCLVVFMQIYTEEGSVETTQSEGPTSYNVLSFQSADEQTRQMMGNCPKDSSLVSHQQLKSSSEEQKDISWLLNTTCPSSNLEEDINTLYQQSRRNGYVVALLYPVYHRLGAEN, from the coding sequence ATGTACTCCAGAACAAACAGCCTGGTCTTCTCACTGCCAGCGAACACTTTCTTCCAGCCGCAGTCGCAGTTTGAATTCAGACCGATGATGCCGCCGCGCAACACCGAGCCGGAGATCTTCACTTTCGAGCGGATCCCGGAGCCGCAGCAGCCGGCGTTCCCTCCCCGCGGAGCCCCGGTGCGCCCGCGCAAGAGGAACACGCGCGTCATGTACCCCTCCAAAGTGCGCAAATATCTGCCACCGGCCGAGAAAAGCCCCGCCAAACGCTGGCTGATCATCCTGTGCCTGGTGGTCTTCATGCAGATCTACACTGAGGAGGGATCCGTTGAGACCACGCAGAGTGAAGGACCGACTTCATACAATGTTCTCTCCTTCCAGTCTGCTGACGAGCAAACCAGACAAATGATGGGCAACTGTCCCAAGGACTCGAGCCTGGTGTCTCATCAGCAGCTCAAGTCCAGCAGCGAGGAGCAGAAGGACATCTCTTGGCTTCTGAACACTACATGCCCGAGCTCAAACTTGGAGGAGGACATCAACACTCTCTACCAGCAGAGCAGGAGGAATGGATACGTGGTGGCCCTTCTCTACCCAGTGTACCATAGACTTGGCGCAGAAAACTGA